DNA from Algisphaera agarilytica:
TTGAGGCCGACGACCCCGACCTGGTCGAAGAGATCCGCCGGCTGATGTTTGTCTTCGAAGACATCAACCTCGTCGACGACAAGGGCATCCAGGCGGTGCTCAAGGAAGTCGAGAACGACGAGTTGTCGCTGGCCCTCAAGACCGCCAGCCAGGACCTGCAGGACAAGATTTTCCGCAACATGTCCGAGCGTGCCGCCACGCTTATCGCCGAGGACATGGAATTCATGGGCCCGGTCCGCGTCAGCGACGTGGAAGCGGCCCAGCAACGCATCGTCGACATCGTCCGCCGTCTCGAAGACGCCGGCGAGATCATCATCAGCGGCCGCGGCGGTGACAAGGATTTGGTGGTGTAGGGGTTGGGGGCTTGGGTGTTAGGGGCTTAGGAACAGAGTCCCAGCCCGCTGCTTCTGCCCAAACTCCACCGATATTCGAAAACTCAAGCCCGCTCGCTAAATCACAAGTCCCAAATCCAAGCCCCTAAGCCCCCAACACCCAAGCCCCCCAATGCCCATCCTCAAGCAACAAGCCAGTCAGCCCCTCATCCGCGACGCGGTGGTGTTGGACTTGGGTGACTTGGGCAAGCAGGCGGCGAAGCTGAAGGCCGCGGCTCAGGCCCGAGCCGAGCAGATTCTGCAGGACGCCCGGGACGAAGCGCAGCGCATCATCGCCGCCGCCGAGCAGACGGGGTTTGATGCGGGGCACGCCAAGGGCTTGGCTCAAGGCATGGAGGAAGGCAAGGCCCAGGGGCACGCCGAGGCGTTGGCCGCGGGCAACGAGCGGGTGCAGCACGTCACCGCGCAGTTCGATGCCGTGGCCAAGGACTGGGACGCCTATCGCACGGAGATGGACCGCGAGGCCCGGTCCGCGGTGCTGCGTTTCGCATTGAAGTTCGCTCAGCAGGTCACACACCGCGTCATCGAGGTAGACCCGGGGGTGATCGCCGATCAGGTCGCCACGGCGTTGTCGCATGTGCTCGAACCCACCGACGTCGCGATCCGCGTGCACCCGGAAGATCAAGCCGCGCTGCGAGAAGTCCTGCCCGACTTGCTCGCTGGGCTTTCGCATCTGCAGCACGTGGACCTGATCGAAGACGAATCGGTGGGGCGGGGCGGCTGCAAGCTCGGTCTGAACGGGGGCGAGGTCGATGCCTCGATCCCGACCCAGATCCGCCGGCTGACCGAAGTCATTCTCCCGGGTGCATCGGCTGAAGATTCGGCACCTTCCGAGGCGGACTCGACCCCATCGCCGACCGAAACCACCGACACGCCGCCGACCGATCCCGAGCTGTAATTCTCACTGTGTTTGCCGACCGGCATCCTGTTCGCTGGAAGTTCATGTAATGCCCGTTCTCGATGCCCAGATCGACCTGCTCGACCGTTGCACCGCGCCGGAATTGCGCGGCACGGTGAAAGAAGTGCGCGGTCTTGCGCTGCGGGTGGCGACGTTGCCCGCGCCGATCGGGGCCATGGTCGAAATTTTCTCGCACGCCGGGAACCGCGCTCAGTCCCCGCCGATCCCCGGCGAAGTCGTCGGGTTCGATGGCCGCGACACCGTGGTCATGCCGCTGGGCTCAGCGTCGGGCGTGAGCCGGGGCGATCACGTCGTCGCGCTGCACAACACCCAGCAGGTCCGCGTCGGGCCCACGCTGCTCGGCCGGGTGCTCAACGGCATGGGCGAACCGATCGACGGCCAGGGCCCGCTGCGTGACACCGTCCCCCAACCGCTGCACCCCGAGCCCGTCGACCCATTGGATCGGCCGCTGATCGATCAACCCCTGGCCACCGGCATGCGGGTGATCGACGCGATGACGCCGCTCGGCATGGGCCAGCGCATGGGCGTGTTTGCGTCGCCGGGCGTGGGCAAGTCCACGCTGCTGGCGAGCTGCGCGAAACACACCGCGGCGGACGTCTCGGTGATCGCGCTCATCGGCGAGCGTGGACGGGAGGTCAAAGACTTCATCGAAAAAGCACTCGGTGCCGACGGCATGGCCCGCAGCGTGGTGGTCTGTGCGACCAGCGACGAGTCCGCATTGATGCGGCTGCGTGCGGCGTGGGTCGGCACGAGCATCGCCGAGTATTTCCGCGACCAGGGGCTGAACGTCATGCTGGTCATGGACTCGGTGACCCGGTTCTGCCAGGCCCAGCGGCAGGTCGGTCTCGCCGCGGGTGAGCCGCCCGCCACCAAGGGCTATCCGCCCAGCGTGTTCGCGACGTTGCCCAAGCTGCTCGAACGCTCGGGCCGCACCAGCCAGGGCTCGATCACCGGGCTGTACTCGGTGCTGGTCGAGGGCGGCGACATGGACGAGCCTATCGCCGACGCCTGCCGGGGCATCCTGGACGGCCACCTGCTGCTCGATCGCAAGCTCGCCGAGCAGGGGCACTACCCCGCGATCGACGTGCCCGGCTCGATCAGCCGTGTCGCCGACGACGTCACCGATGCGAACCACCAGCAGTGGCGCCGCCAGGTCCTGAAGCTGATCGCCGCCCACCGGCAGGTCGAGGACCTGGTGAACATCGGCGCTTATGCCGCGGGTTCCAACCCCGATTTCGACCTGGCCATCACCTGCAAGCCCGCGATCGATCGCCTGCTGCAGCAGGGACGGGGCGAGGTGCAGGGCCAGGCCGACTTCCTGCAAACGACGGCTCAACTCCAGGCCCTCGCACAGCTCCTGGATCAAACCAAACAACAACTCCAAGCACAGACCCGGGCGAATATTCGCCGTAGCTAGTTCCGCTTATGCCCAAGTTCATTTTCCGCTACGAAAGTTTGTTGCAGCACCGCCGCAACCTCGAAGACCAGGCCCAACGCAAGATGGCCGAGCGTGTGCGTACGCAGATGATCCTGACCGATCAGCTCCGCGGGATGCAGCAGCAGATCTCCGACTCCAAGCGCGACCTCGGCGGAGCCCTGGTCGGCAAGGTGGACCTGTCGCAGGTCGGCGAGTTCACGCGGTTCAACGCCGACTCGACCGTGCGCGGCCGGCAACTCGTGCAACGCCTGGCCGAACTCAAAGTGCAGGTCGAAGCCGCCCGGCAACAACTGGTCAACGCGATGCAGCAACGCAAAGCCCTCGACCTGCTGCGTGAGCGTGACCTCAAGAAATGGAAGACCGAGCAGGACCGCAAGGAAACGGCCGAGCTCGACGACCTCGCGTCGCAGGCCTACACCCGCAAGCTCTTTGAAGCTCAGCGTG
Protein-coding regions in this window:
- a CDS encoding FliI/YscN family ATPase encodes the protein MPVLDAQIDLLDRCTAPELRGTVKEVRGLALRVATLPAPIGAMVEIFSHAGNRAQSPPIPGEVVGFDGRDTVVMPLGSASGVSRGDHVVALHNTQQVRVGPTLLGRVLNGMGEPIDGQGPLRDTVPQPLHPEPVDPLDRPLIDQPLATGMRVIDAMTPLGMGQRMGVFASPGVGKSTLLASCAKHTAADVSVIALIGERGREVKDFIEKALGADGMARSVVVCATSDESALMRLRAAWVGTSIAEYFRDQGLNVMLVMDSVTRFCQAQRQVGLAAGEPPATKGYPPSVFATLPKLLERSGRTSQGSITGLYSVLVEGGDMDEPIADACRGILDGHLLLDRKLAEQGHYPAIDVPGSISRVADDVTDANHQQWRRQVLKLIAAHRQVEDLVNIGAYAAGSNPDFDLAITCKPAIDRLLQQGRGEVQGQADFLQTTAQLQALAQLLDQTKQQLQAQTRANIRRS
- the fliJ gene encoding flagellar export protein FliJ; this translates as MPKFIFRYESLLQHRRNLEDQAQRKMAERVRTQMILTDQLRGMQQQISDSKRDLGGALVGKVDLSQVGEFTRFNADSTVRGRQLVQRLAELKVQVEAARQQLVNAMQQRKALDLLRERDLKKWKTEQDRKETAELDDLASQAYTRKLFEAQRVVDDSSDTLNQERVA
- a CDS encoding FliH/SctL family protein, whose product is MPILKQQASQPLIRDAVVLDLGDLGKQAAKLKAAAQARAEQILQDARDEAQRIIAAAEQTGFDAGHAKGLAQGMEEGKAQGHAEALAAGNERVQHVTAQFDAVAKDWDAYRTEMDREARSAVLRFALKFAQQVTHRVIEVDPGVIADQVATALSHVLEPTDVAIRVHPEDQAALREVLPDLLAGLSHLQHVDLIEDESVGRGGCKLGLNGGEVDASIPTQIRRLTEVILPGASAEDSAPSEADSTPSPTETTDTPPTDPEL